A stretch of DNA from Methylobacterium sp. CB376:
GGTGCGCGACCACTGGCACACGCTGACCCGCACGGGGAGGAGCCCGAAGCTCTCGGCCCACCGCGCCGTGCCCTTCTGCGAGATCCACCCGCGGGACGCGGCCCGGATCGGCCTCTCGGACGGGGACCTCGCCCGCGTCACCACGGCCCACGGCAGCGCGGTGCTGGAGGTGATGCTGACGCCCGGCGCGCAGGAGGGCGTGCTCTTCGCCCCGATGCACTGGAGCGCGGCGACCTCCTCGGCGGGCCGCGTCGGCGCCCTGGTGCAGGGGGCGGTCGATCCGGTCTCGGGCCAGCCGGAGCTCAAGGCCACCCCGGCCGCGATCGCGCCGGTGCCGATGCGCTCGCGCGGCTTCCTGATCACCCGGGAGCCGGTGGCGGCGCCGGAGGGCTGGTGGTGGGCGCGCGCCACCATCGAGGGCGGCGTCGGGCTGATCGTGGCGACCGAGGACGGGCCGGACGAGGCGGCCGCCCTGATGCGGCGCCTGTTCCCGGACGCGTCCTTCAGCGCCTACGCGGATCCGGGCTGCGGCGTCTACCGGGCGGCCGCCTTCGTCGAGGGGCGCCTCGTCGGGGCGCTCGCCCTCGCGCCGGCGGCCGAGCGGCCCTCCTTCGAGGCCGCGAAGGCCTTCTTCCGCACGCAGGAACTGCTCGAACCGGCGGCGCGCCGCGCCCTGATCTCGGGACGGGCGCAGAGCGGCGGCGCCGGTCCCCTGGTCTGCGCCTGCCACAATGTCGGGCGCGACGTCATCGTCGGGGCGATCAGGGGCGGCGCCCACGCCGTCGAGGCGGTCGGCGCGGCCTGCCGGGCCGGCACCAATTGCGGCTCGTGCATCCCTGAGATCCGCAAGCTGCTGGCGGCCGAACTTGCGCCGAGCCCGGCCTGAGCGCATCGTCCCGAGCGAGAGAGTTCCGTACTTGAGGACGATGAGTTCCCCCCGAACCCCGCGCGAGACGCGCTCCCCCGGCCTCGAACCGCTCGCGGTGCTGCCGGTCTTCGTGACGCTGCAGGGCAAGCGGGCGGTCCTGGCCGGCGCCGGCGGCGGCGCCGCCTGGAAGGCGAAGCTGCTCGCCGCGGCGGGCGCCCAGGTGGACGTCTACGCCCCCGACCCGACCGAGGAGATGCGCGCCGCGCCCGCCGAGGCGGTGGCCGGCCGCATCGTGCTGCACGCCCGCGACTGGAGCCCGGCCGACCTCGCGGGGGCCGCCCTGGCGATCGCCGCCCAGGAGGACGAGGGCGCGTGCGCCTGCTTCGTCGCGGCGGCGCGGCAGGCCGGCGCGATCGTCAACGCCGTCGATCGGCCGCATCTCTGCGACGTGTCCTTCGGGGCGATCGTCAACCGCTCGCCGCTCGTGGTCGGCATCTCGACCGAGGGGGCGGCCCCGGTCTTCGGCCAGACCGTGCGGGCGCGGATCGAGGCGATGCTGCCCTCCGGCTTCAAGGCCTGGGTGGCGGCGGCGCGCGACTGGCGGGCGGCGGTGAGCGCGCGCTACCACGCCTTCGCGGAGCGGCGCGCCTTCTGGGAACGCTTCGCCGACCGCGCCTTCGCGGAGCCCGACCGGGCGCCCACCCGGGCCGATCTCGACGAGCTGACGAGAGAGGCCGATGCGGGCCCGCGCGGCGGCGCCGTCGTGCTGGTGGGGGCGGGGCCCGGGGACGCGGAGCTCCTGACGCTCAAGGCCCTGCGGGCCCTGCGCAGCGCCGACGTGATCCTGTACGACGACCTCGTGGCGCCGGAGATCCTCGACTACGCGCGGCGGGAGGCCCGCACCATGCTGGTCGGCAAGACCGGGCACGGCCCGTCCTGCCGACAGGACGACATCAACGCCCTGATGGTGAGCCTCGCGCGCTCGGGCAAGCGGGTGGTGCGGCTGAAATCCGGCGATCCGCTCGTCTTCGGCCGGGCCGGGGAGGAGATCGACGCCTGCCGGGCGGCGGGGGTGCCGGTCTCGGTGGTGCCGGGTGTGACGGCGGCGCAGGGCGCGGCGGCCTCGCTCTGCCTCTCGCTCACGCACCGCGACGCGGCGCGGCGCCTGCAATACGTGACCGGCCACGACCGCCGCGGCGCGCTGCCGGACGACCTGAACTGGGCGGCGCTCGGCGATTCCTCGGTCACGACCGTGATCTACATGCCCAAGCGCACGCTGGGCGCGCTGCTGGCCCGGGCCATCGCTGAAGGGTTGCGCCCCGACACGCCGGCGCTGGCGGTCTTCAACGCGACGCGGCCGGACCAGGCGGTGCTGCGGGGCAGCGCGACCAGCTTGGCGGAGGCGATCGCGGCGAGCGGGATCGCGGGTCCGGCGATCGTGATGGTGGGCGACGCGGTCGGTCGGGGCGCCGAGGCCCTGATCGCGGAGGCCGTGGCCGGGTTCCCGGTGGGGCCCGACGCGGGGCGGGAACCGCGCTCGCTGTCGGGGTGAGGCGCCGGCGCGGCGCCCCTCCGAAGGCCCGCCGGCCCGGCCCGAGAGGCTCAGGCGGCGAGCTTGGCGGCGATCACGTCGTTCTGGTTGCTCGCGAAGAGCGGCGCCGAGGCGGGGGTCGGGGTCAGGCGGTCGGCGGCGACGCGCACCAGCGAGGCGTTCACGGCGACGGCGGCGACGAGACCGAGCAGGGCGAAGGCGATCATCGGTGGCACTCCCGAGTGGCGTTGTGCGACGCACACAATATGGCACCGCACAAAAAGCGCTGGTATGCCATATGCCAGAAGGGAGCCATGCAACGGAAGCATGACGGCAGCCTTCGACGGGTCAGGCCCCCTCGCTGGGCCGGCCGACCGACAGCATCTTGCGGGCCCCCCAGTGCCCCAGCCCGATCGCCGCGGCGATGAACGGGGCCGCGACGATGAGGGCGCCGAGCACCTCCGACCCGGTCAGCCAGGCCAGGAGCTTCACGGCGGCCACGAGCAGCAGGAAGCTCCCGCAGCACAGGAAGATCAGCCCGCCGCCGAAGGAGGAGCCGAGCCGCATCACCGTGCGGCGGATGCCG
This window harbors:
- the cysG gene encoding siroheme synthase CysG; amino-acid sequence: MSSPRTPRETRSPGLEPLAVLPVFVTLQGKRAVLAGAGGGAAWKAKLLAAAGAQVDVYAPDPTEEMRAAPAEAVAGRIVLHARDWSPADLAGAALAIAAQEDEGACACFVAAARQAGAIVNAVDRPHLCDVSFGAIVNRSPLVVGISTEGAAPVFGQTVRARIEAMLPSGFKAWVAAARDWRAAVSARYHAFAERRAFWERFADRAFAEPDRAPTRADLDELTREADAGPRGGAVVLVGAGPGDAELLTLKALRALRSADVILYDDLVAPEILDYARREARTMLVGKTGHGPSCRQDDINALMVSLARSGKRVVRLKSGDPLVFGRAGEEIDACRAAGVPVSVVPGVTAAQGAAASLCLSLTHRDAARRLQYVTGHDRRGALPDDLNWAALGDSSVTTVIYMPKRTLGALLARAIAEGLRPDTPALAVFNATRPDQAVLRGSATSLAEAIAASGIAGPAIVMVGDAVGRGAEALIAEAVAGFPVGPDAGREPRSLSG
- a CDS encoding phage holin family protein — protein: MARTRRIAQDDQRSTVRLMLDAVREAGDLAVAQYALLAHELDGIRRTVMRLGSSFGGGLIFLCCGSFLLLVAAVKLLAWLTGSEVLGALIVAAPFIAAAIGLGHWGARKMLSVGRPSEGA